The following are from one region of the Synechococcus sp. CBW1108 genome:
- the rpsJ gene encoding 30S ribosomal protein S10, protein MSTAIAQQKIRIRLKAFDRRMLDLSCEKIIETADHTAATAIGPIPLPTKRKIYCVLRSPHVDKDSREHFETRTHRRIIDIYSPSAKTIDALMKLDLPSGVDIEVKL, encoded by the coding sequence ATGTCCACAGCCATCGCCCAGCAGAAGATTCGGATCCGCCTGAAGGCCTTTGATCGCCGCATGCTGGATCTCTCCTGCGAAAAAATCATCGAAACCGCCGATCACACCGCCGCCACGGCAATCGGCCCCATCCCCCTGCCCACCAAGCGCAAGATTTATTGCGTGCTGCGCTCTCCTCACGTGGACAAGGATTCGAGGGAGCACTTCGAAACCCGTACCCACCGCCGCATCATTGATATTTACAGCCCCTCCGCCAAAACGATCGACGCCCTGATGAAGCTGGACCTGCCCAGCGGAGTTGACATCGAAGTCAAGCTCTGA
- the tuf gene encoding elongation factor Tu — protein MAREKFERNKPHVNIGTIGHVDHGKTTLTAAITNVLASQGMAKAQAYDEIDGAPEEKERGITINTAHVEYETAKRHYAHVDCPGHADYVKNMITGAAQMDGAILVVAATDGPMAQTKEHILLAKQVGVPALVVFLNKKDMVDDEEILELVELEMRELLSNYDFPGDDIPVVAGSALKALEYIQDGNKAVRGADEWVDKILDLMDAVDESIPEPEREIDKPFLMAVEDVFSITGRGTVATGRIERGKVKVGEMVQIVGIKDTRETTVTGVEMFRKLLDEGMAGDNVGLLLRGVQKEDIERGMVLVKPNSIKPHTKFEGEVYVLKKEEGGRHTPFFAGYRPQFYIRTTDVTGQITAFTSDDGANVEMVMPGDRIKMTGELICPVAIEQGMRFAIREGGRTIGAGVVSKILA, from the coding sequence ATGGCACGCGAGAAGTTCGAAAGGAACAAACCCCACGTCAACATTGGCACCATTGGCCACGTTGACCACGGTAAAACCACTCTGACGGCTGCCATCACCAACGTGTTGGCATCCCAGGGCATGGCAAAGGCCCAGGCTTACGATGAAATTGATGGTGCCCCTGAAGAGAAAGAGCGGGGTATCACCATCAACACGGCCCACGTCGAGTACGAAACCGCAAAACGTCACTACGCCCACGTTGACTGCCCGGGCCACGCGGATTATGTCAAGAACATGATCACCGGCGCTGCCCAAATGGATGGCGCCATTCTGGTGGTGGCTGCCACCGACGGCCCCATGGCCCAAACCAAAGAGCACATCCTTCTCGCCAAACAGGTTGGTGTGCCAGCCTTGGTGGTGTTCCTCAATAAGAAGGACATGGTCGACGACGAGGAGATCCTCGAGCTCGTTGAACTGGAAATGCGTGAATTGCTCAGCAATTACGACTTCCCCGGCGATGACATCCCCGTAGTAGCAGGTTCTGCTCTCAAAGCACTGGAGTACATCCAGGATGGCAACAAAGCAGTCCGTGGTGCTGACGAGTGGGTCGACAAGATCCTCGATCTGATGGATGCCGTGGATGAGTCGATCCCCGAGCCAGAACGGGAAATCGACAAGCCCTTCCTGATGGCAGTTGAAGACGTGTTCTCAATCACCGGTCGTGGGACCGTGGCCACCGGCCGGATCGAGCGCGGCAAGGTCAAGGTGGGTGAGATGGTGCAAATCGTCGGCATCAAAGACACCCGTGAAACCACCGTCACCGGTGTGGAAATGTTCCGCAAGCTGCTTGACGAAGGCATGGCTGGCGACAACGTGGGCCTGCTGTTGCGCGGCGTGCAAAAAGAAGATATCGAGCGTGGCATGGTGCTTGTCAAGCCCAATTCGATCAAGCCCCACACCAAGTTTGAGGGCGAGGTTTATGTGTTGAAGAAGGAAGAAGGTGGTCGCCACACCCCATTCTTCGCTGGTTATCGCCCGCAGTTTTACATTCGCACCACCGACGTGACCGGCCAGATCACTGCCTTCACCTCCGACGACGGCGCCAATGTGGAAATGGTGATGCCCGGAGACCGGATCAAGATGACCGGAGAGCTGATCTGCCCGGTGGCTATCGAGCAGGGCATGCGCTTCGCCATTCGCGAAGGCGGCCGCACCATCGGTGCTGGCGTGGTGTCCAAGATCCTGGCCTGA
- the pheA gene encoding prephenate dehydratase, translated as MRFAFLGPVGTYGEQAARQLAELEEVAKPELVPHSGIRAVVQALAHGSCDAAVVPVENSVEGGVTSCLDSLWEHPDLTVARALVLPIRHALLGSGPIEGVSEVLSHPQALAQCSQWLADHLPRALQLPTSSTAEAARLVAGSRFRAAIASQQAGGEHGLLELAYPINDVPGNCTRFLLLRRAPRSLHGPMASLAFSMHSNKPGALLEALACFAQQGLNMSRIESRPSKREMGEYIFFVDLELPEGSAPLEHALEGLRPLCAHLALFGAYPITNLS; from the coding sequence ATGCGTTTTGCCTTTCTCGGCCCGGTCGGTACCTATGGCGAGCAAGCGGCCCGGCAGCTGGCTGAGCTGGAGGAGGTGGCCAAGCCTGAGTTGGTGCCCCACTCGGGGATCCGGGCCGTCGTACAGGCCCTGGCCCACGGCAGTTGTGATGCGGCGGTCGTGCCGGTTGAGAACTCGGTTGAGGGCGGTGTTACCTCCTGCCTCGACTCTCTCTGGGAACACCCGGATCTCACGGTGGCCCGGGCCCTGGTGTTGCCGATTCGCCATGCCTTGCTTGGCAGTGGCCCGATCGAGGGTGTCAGCGAGGTGCTCTCCCACCCCCAGGCCCTGGCCCAGTGCAGTCAGTGGCTTGCCGATCACCTGCCCCGGGCCCTGCAGCTGCCCACCAGCTCCACGGCCGAGGCGGCCCGGCTGGTGGCTGGCAGCCGCTTCCGGGCGGCGATCGCCTCCCAGCAGGCTGGCGGGGAGCATGGGCTGCTGGAGTTGGCCTATCCGATCAATGACGTGCCGGGCAACTGCACCCGTTTTCTGCTGCTGCGTCGGGCACCCCGCTCCCTCCACGGCCCGATGGCCAGCCTGGCCTTCTCGATGCACTCCAACAAGCCTGGGGCCCTGCTGGAGGCTTTGGCCTGCTTCGCCCAGCAGGGTCTCAACATGAGCCGGATCGAGTCGCGGCCTTCGAAACGGGAGATGGGCGAATACATCTTTTTTGTGGATCTGGAGCTGCCTGAGGGCTCCGCTCCGCTCGAGCATGCCCTCGAAGGCTTGCGGCCCCTCTGCGCCCATCTGGCCCTGTTCGGCGCCTATCCGATCACCAATCTCAGTTAG
- the rpsG gene encoding 30S ribosomal protein S7 — MSRRNAAEKRPVLPDPQFNSRLASMIVARLMKHGKKSTAQRILSDAFSMINERTGTDPLELFETAVRNATPLVEVRARRVGGATYQVPMEVRQERGTAMALRWLVNFSRARNGRSMAQKLAGELMDAANEAGSAVRKREETHKMAEANKAFAHYRY, encoded by the coding sequence ATGTCTCGCCGCAATGCCGCCGAGAAGCGCCCAGTGCTTCCCGACCCCCAGTTCAACAGCCGTCTCGCCTCGATGATCGTGGCCCGGCTGATGAAGCATGGCAAAAAGTCCACGGCCCAGCGCATCCTCTCGGATGCCTTCTCGATGATCAACGAGCGCACCGGCACCGATCCGCTTGAACTTTTCGAAACGGCGGTGCGCAATGCCACCCCGTTGGTGGAGGTTCGGGCAAGGCGGGTCGGCGGCGCCACCTACCAGGTGCCGATGGAGGTGCGGCAGGAGCGGGGAACGGCCATGGCCCTGCGCTGGCTGGTGAACTTCTCAAGGGCCCGCAACGGCCGCAGCATGGCCCAGAAGTTGGCCGGTGAGCTCATGGATGCGGCCAACGAAGCCGGTAGCGCCGTGCGCAAGCGGGAGGAAACCCACAAAATGGCCGAGGCCAACAAGGCCTTCGCCCATTACCGCTACTAA
- the fusA gene encoding elongation factor G: MARAFPLDRVRNIGIAAHIDAGKTTTTERILFYSGVVHKMGEVHDGAAVTDWMEQERERGITITAAAISTSWKDNRINIIDTPGHVDFTIEVERSMRVLDGVVAVFCAVGGVQPQSETVWRQADRYNVPRIVFVNKMDRTGANFLKVYEQIKDRLKANAAPIQLPIGAEGDLKGIIDLVRNKAIIFTNDLGTDILEEEVPADMKDEVDKWRLKLMESVAESEEDLIDIFLENGELTEEQLVKGIRNATIHHGMVPMVCGSAFKNKGVQLVLDAVVDYLPAPVDVPPITGLLPDGTESNRPCDDSAPFSALAFKVMADPYGKLTFVRMYSGILNKGSYVLNSTKDKKERISRLILLKADDREEVDELRAGDLGAVLGLKDTTTGDTLCVEADPIILESLFIPEPVISVAVEPKTKGDMEKLSKALQSLSEEDPTFRVSTDPETSQTVIAGMGELHLEILVDRMLREFKVEANIGAPQVSYRETIRSSSKGEGKFARQTGGKGQYGHVVIEMTPGEPGSGFEFVNKIVGGIVPKEYIGPAEAGMKETCQSGVIAGFPMIDVRATMIDGSYHDVDSSEMAFKIAGSMAFKDAVKKCNPVLLEPMMKVEVEIPEDYLGSVIGDLSSRRGQVEGQSIDNGQSKVQTKVPLAEMFGYATQLRSMTQGRGIFSMEFSHYEEVPRNVAEAIISKNQGNS; the protein is encoded by the coding sequence GTGGCCCGCGCCTTTCCACTGGACCGCGTCAGAAATATCGGCATCGCCGCCCACATTGACGCGGGAAAAACCACCACTACCGAACGGATTCTTTTCTACTCCGGGGTGGTGCACAAGATGGGTGAGGTTCACGACGGTGCCGCCGTCACCGACTGGATGGAACAGGAACGGGAACGCGGCATCACGATTACGGCTGCCGCCATCTCGACCAGCTGGAAAGACAACCGGATCAATATCATTGATACCCCGGGTCACGTTGACTTCACGATTGAAGTTGAGCGTTCGATGCGGGTGCTGGATGGCGTGGTGGCAGTTTTCTGCGCCGTGGGTGGCGTTCAGCCCCAGTCGGAAACGGTCTGGCGCCAGGCCGATCGCTACAACGTGCCCAGGATCGTGTTCGTCAACAAGATGGACCGAACTGGGGCCAACTTTCTGAAGGTCTACGAGCAGATTAAAGACAGGCTCAAGGCCAATGCTGCCCCCATCCAGCTGCCGATCGGAGCTGAGGGCGACCTCAAGGGAATCATCGACCTTGTGCGCAACAAGGCAATTATCTTCACTAATGACCTGGGGACAGACATCCTTGAGGAGGAAGTCCCAGCAGACATGAAGGATGAAGTCGATAAATGGCGTCTCAAGCTGATGGAATCAGTAGCCGAATCCGAAGAAGATTTGATTGATATATTCCTCGAGAATGGTGAGCTCACCGAGGAACAGCTCGTCAAGGGAATCCGCAACGCCACCATTCACCACGGCATGGTGCCAATGGTCTGCGGCTCAGCCTTCAAAAATAAAGGAGTCCAATTGGTGCTCGACGCCGTTGTCGACTACCTGCCTGCTCCCGTGGATGTGCCACCGATCACAGGCCTGCTGCCAGATGGCACCGAATCGAATCGCCCCTGCGACGACAGCGCTCCCTTCAGCGCCCTGGCGTTCAAGGTAATGGCTGATCCCTACGGCAAGCTCACCTTCGTGCGCATGTACTCCGGGATTCTAAACAAGGGCAGCTACGTACTCAACTCCACTAAAGATAAAAAAGAGCGCATCTCCCGCCTGATCCTGCTCAAGGCAGATGATCGCGAGGAAGTAGATGAGCTTCGGGCCGGCGACCTTGGTGCGGTGCTCGGACTGAAGGACACCACCACTGGGGACACGCTTTGCGTTGAGGCCGATCCGATCATTCTCGAATCGCTCTTCATTCCCGAGCCCGTGATCTCCGTGGCCGTTGAACCCAAGACCAAGGGCGATATGGAAAAACTCTCCAAGGCCCTGCAATCTCTTTCAGAAGAAGATCCCACCTTCAGGGTCTCCACCGATCCGGAAACCAGCCAAACGGTTATTGCCGGCATGGGTGAACTACACCTGGAAATTCTGGTCGACAGAATGCTCAGGGAGTTCAAGGTTGAGGCAAATATCGGTGCTCCCCAGGTCTCCTACCGGGAAACCATTCGCTCGAGCTCGAAAGGCGAGGGCAAGTTTGCCCGTCAAACCGGTGGCAAGGGTCAGTACGGCCACGTCGTGATCGAAATGACTCCTGGGGAGCCGGGCTCTGGGTTCGAATTCGTCAACAAGATTGTTGGCGGCATCGTCCCCAAGGAATACATCGGCCCTGCCGAGGCAGGCATGAAGGAGACCTGCCAGTCTGGCGTGATTGCGGGTTTTCCCATGATCGACGTCAGGGCCACCATGATTGATGGCTCTTACCATGACGTCGATTCATCGGAAATGGCGTTTAAAATTGCCGGATCCATGGCCTTCAAAGACGCCGTCAAGAAGTGCAACCCAGTACTGCTTGAGCCGATGATGAAGGTGGAAGTCGAGATCCCCGAGGATTACCTTGGGTCGGTCATCGGCGACCTTTCTTCCAGGCGCGGCCAGGTGGAAGGGCAGTCCATCGACAACGGACAGTCCAAAGTCCAGACGAAAGTGCCCCTGGCCGAAATGTTCGGCTATGCCACCCAGCTCCGATCCATGACCCAGGGTCGGGGTATTTTCTCGATGGAGTTCAGCCATTACGAGGAAGTTCCTCGCAATGTGGCCGAAGCCATCATCTCCAAGAATCAGGGCAATTCCTGA
- a CDS encoding DUF1997 domain-containing protein — protein sequence MPLAFSASQELQLAVSDQPDRLASYLTQTDRVVRALFDPSQLKALEPGHYRYSVTHLQVFKLEIHPVVTLRTSLAAGKLLLESSECELEGLGLVDDFQLTLGSWLTAGESGLEGQATLAVAVSQPPLLKLIPAKVLERTGQSLLAGILLGIKGRVRDQLIKDFQLWCQEHRGQPDSES from the coding sequence ATGCCCCTGGCCTTCAGCGCCAGTCAAGAACTTCAACTCGCCGTGAGCGACCAACCCGACCGGTTGGCCTCCTACCTAACCCAGACAGACCGGGTGGTCAGGGCTCTATTCGACCCCAGCCAACTCAAAGCCCTCGAGCCCGGCCACTACCGCTACTCCGTCACCCACCTGCAGGTGTTCAAGCTGGAGATCCATCCGGTGGTCACCCTGCGCACCAGCCTGGCAGCGGGGAAGCTGCTGCTGGAATCCAGCGAATGCGAACTGGAGGGGCTGGGCCTGGTGGATGATTTTCAGCTGACCCTGGGCTCCTGGCTCACGGCAGGAGAATCAGGGCTGGAGGGCCAGGCCACGTTGGCGGTGGCAGTGAGCCAACCCCCCCTGCTCAAACTGATTCCCGCCAAGGTGCTCGAACGCACGGGCCAGTCGCTGCTGGCTGGCATCCTGCTGGGCATCAAGGGGCGGGTGAGAGACCAGCTGATCAAGGACTTCCAGCTCTGGTGCCAGGAGCACAGGGGGCAACCCGACTCAGAAAGCTGA
- a CDS encoding ribonuclease HII, producing MLTDPWQGRDPLASAGVDEVGRGSLFGPVFAGAVVLGQPCLAPLAAVGLTDSKKLTARRRADLVPVIQNLAEAWALGQASAAEIDRHGIRVATEWAMLRAVQKLPRPPQLLLVDGVLPLRCWSGEQVTLVRGDSHCLAIAAASVLAKQARDGLIGELAKSYPGYGLERHAGYGTAKHRQALQDLGPTPLHRLSFLSRVAPCAPGTRAGSP from the coding sequence ATGTTGACGGATCCCTGGCAGGGCAGGGACCCCCTCGCCAGTGCCGGGGTGGATGAGGTGGGTCGGGGCAGCCTGTTTGGTCCGGTCTTCGCCGGCGCCGTGGTGTTGGGCCAGCCCTGCCTCGCTCCGCTGGCTGCCGTGGGCCTCACCGACAGCAAAAAGCTCACTGCGCGGCGGCGCGCAGATCTGGTGCCCGTCATCCAAAACCTGGCCGAAGCCTGGGCCCTGGGCCAGGCTTCGGCAGCTGAGATCGACCGCCATGGCATTCGAGTTGCGACCGAGTGGGCCATGCTTCGCGCAGTTCAGAAGTTGCCCCGGCCTCCCCAGCTGCTGCTGGTGGATGGTGTGTTACCCCTGCGGTGCTGGAGCGGGGAGCAGGTCACCCTGGTGCGCGGCGACAGCCACTGTCTGGCGATTGCGGCGGCCAGCGTGCTGGCCAAGCAGGCCCGTGACGGCTTGATCGGCGAGCTGGCGAAGAGCTATCCGGGCTATGGCCTCGAGCGCCATGCGGGCTATGGCACGGCCAAGCACCGCCAGGCCCTCCAGGACCTTGGGCCCACGCCCCTCCACCGGCTCAGCTTTCTGAGTCGGGTTGCCCCCTGTGCTCCTGGCACCAGAGCTGGAAGTCCTTGA
- a CDS encoding methyltransferase domain-containing protein: MLPPSWPLATILGAGILALAAGLWLRQRRRYESAASVAAAYDRWTTDRLLERLWGDHIHLGYYQKSAPGRHQRQDFRAAKAAFVHELVRWSALDQLPPGSTLLDVGCGIGGSARILARDYGFKVVGISISPAQIERARSLTPAGLSCRFAVMDALDLELPDASFDAVWSVEACPHMPDKQRYADELLRVLKPGGLLAVADWNRRDGPMGRVERWVMRQLLEQWAHPEFATIGGLQQHLQQSPHAAAMAIETGDWSQATLPSWIDSIAEGVRRPGAILGLGPKAVLQGLRETPTILLMHWAFATGLMQFGVFRGSKPS, translated from the coding sequence ATGCTCCCTCCCAGCTGGCCCCTGGCCACAATCCTTGGTGCCGGAATCCTGGCCCTGGCGGCCGGCCTCTGGCTGAGGCAGCGGCGCCGCTACGAATCTGCAGCCAGCGTTGCCGCGGCCTACGACCGCTGGACCACCGACCGGCTGCTGGAGCGCCTCTGGGGCGACCACATCCACCTGGGCTACTACCAAAAATCAGCTCCAGGCCGCCACCAGCGCCAGGATTTCCGAGCTGCCAAAGCGGCCTTCGTGCATGAACTGGTGCGCTGGAGCGCTCTAGACCAGCTGCCGCCCGGATCAACGCTGCTGGATGTGGGCTGCGGCATCGGCGGCAGCGCCCGAATCCTGGCCCGCGACTACGGCTTCAAGGTGGTGGGGATCAGCATCAGCCCTGCCCAGATCGAACGGGCCCGCTCGCTGACCCCAGCGGGGCTGAGCTGTCGCTTTGCCGTAATGGATGCCCTGGATCTGGAGTTGCCTGACGCCAGTTTCGACGCTGTCTGGAGTGTGGAGGCCTGCCCCCACATGCCCGACAAGCAGCGCTATGCCGACGAGCTCCTGCGGGTGCTCAAACCGGGGGGCCTGCTGGCCGTGGCTGACTGGAACCGGCGCGATGGCCCCATGGGCAGGGTGGAGCGCTGGGTGATGCGCCAGTTACTGGAGCAGTGGGCCCATCCTGAATTCGCCACCATTGGCGGCCTGCAGCAGCACCTCCAGCAGAGCCCCCATGCCGCCGCAATGGCGATCGAAACCGGCGACTGGAGCCAGGCCACCCTGCCATCATGGATCGATTCCATTGCTGAGGGGGTGCGCCGGCCCGGGGCGATTCTGGGCCTGGGGCCCAAGGCCGTGCTGCAAGGCCTGCGCGAAACACCCACCATCTTGTTGATGCACTGGGCCTTTGCCACCGGGCTGATGCAGTTCGGGGTGTTCCGCGGCAGCAAGCCCAGCTAA
- a CDS encoding Rne/Rng family ribonuclease — translation MSQQIVIAEQLRIAAVLNDERVDELVVAQGRYQIGDVYLGTIENVLPGIDAAFVNIGESEKNGFIHVTDLGPLRLRKGAAGITELLEPRQKVLVQVMKEPTGTKGPRLTGNLALPGRFLVLQPHGQGVNISRRIDGDNERNRLRALGVLIKPPGAGLLIRTEAESVSEELLIDDLEALLRQWEGIQTAAETASPPVLLNRDEDFVHRVLRDLYSPDLVRVVVDTPEAVARANAFLGSDHTNVLVEAHGESAEILEHFKVNAAIRDALKPRVDLPSGGYVIIEPTEALTVIDVNSGSFTRSANARETVLWTNCEASVEIARQLKLRNIGGVVIIDFIDMESRRDQLQLLEHFTQAARDDSARPQIAQLTELGLVELTRKRQGQNIYELFGRACPSCGGLGHVAVLPGMDTLQPLASVAGLVRSAASARAEVASPATAGETSGGRRRRGGRGGRGSTELVEANTSSEAFESSAEEAPRALSPASIEPAPRRFDQEIIAVPMDADQELVFGWMGLNPALLLDQPPSGDNVVVRVVRPGLDAELVLEEARQQLAASGTRRRRGRGGRGGAGLTSQEQVSQGQVFQEQAGEEPGAEAPVQIHAQRELPAMVEITPLPEALHPETVVTVSVPTVVSIAPPEVELPARRGRTRSSAASNGSKPAAAKATLAVVEPELDEAGEPRRRRRRSSAPT, via the coding sequence ATGTCCCAGCAGATTGTCATTGCAGAGCAACTGCGGATTGCCGCGGTTCTCAACGATGAACGGGTAGATGAATTGGTAGTCGCCCAGGGCCGCTACCAAATCGGAGATGTCTATCTCGGCACCATTGAAAACGTCTTGCCCGGTATAGATGCCGCCTTTGTAAACATCGGCGAAAGCGAGAAAAACGGCTTCATCCATGTCACCGATCTGGGCCCTTTGCGGTTGCGCAAGGGTGCAGCCGGCATCACCGAGTTGCTGGAACCGCGCCAGAAGGTGCTCGTGCAGGTGATGAAGGAGCCCACGGGCACCAAGGGCCCCCGTCTGACTGGCAATTTGGCTCTGCCGGGGCGCTTTCTGGTGCTCCAGCCCCACGGCCAGGGTGTCAATATCTCCCGCCGCATTGATGGCGATAACGAGCGCAATCGCCTCCGGGCCCTTGGTGTGTTGATCAAGCCCCCGGGGGCTGGGCTACTGATCCGCACCGAGGCTGAGTCCGTCAGCGAAGAGCTGCTGATTGATGATCTCGAGGCCCTGCTGCGCCAGTGGGAGGGCATCCAGACCGCCGCCGAGACTGCCAGCCCTCCGGTGCTGCTGAACCGGGACGAAGATTTTGTCCATCGGGTGCTGCGCGATCTCTATAGCCCGGATCTGGTGCGGGTGGTGGTTGATACCCCAGAAGCAGTGGCTCGGGCCAATGCCTTTCTGGGCTCGGATCACACCAACGTGCTTGTCGAGGCCCATGGCGAATCGGCCGAAATCCTCGAGCATTTCAAAGTAAATGCGGCAATTCGCGATGCCCTCAAGCCGCGAGTTGATCTGCCTTCAGGTGGGTACGTGATCATCGAGCCCACCGAGGCGCTCACCGTCATTGATGTCAACTCAGGCTCCTTCACGCGCTCGGCCAACGCCCGCGAGACCGTGCTCTGGACCAACTGTGAGGCATCGGTTGAGATCGCCCGTCAGTTGAAACTGCGCAACATCGGTGGGGTGGTGATCATCGATTTCATCGATATGGAGTCGCGCCGCGACCAGTTGCAGCTGCTTGAACACTTCACCCAGGCCGCCCGTGATGATTCGGCCCGGCCCCAGATCGCCCAGCTCACCGAGCTCGGTCTGGTGGAGCTCACCCGCAAGCGCCAAGGCCAGAACATCTATGAATTGTTTGGTCGCGCCTGCCCTAGCTGCGGTGGGCTGGGCCATGTGGCCGTGCTGCCTGGCATGGACACACTCCAGCCCCTGGCCAGCGTGGCAGGCCTGGTGCGCTCAGCCGCATCGGCCCGGGCTGAAGTCGCGAGCCCGGCGACTGCTGGCGAGACCAGCGGCGGCCGACGCCGTCGCGGGGGCCGTGGGGGCCGCGGCAGCACTGAATTGGTGGAGGCAAATACCAGCTCTGAAGCCTTTGAATCCTCCGCAGAGGAGGCTCCCCGGGCGCTCAGCCCCGCCAGCATCGAGCCTGCTCCGCGTCGCTTCGACCAGGAGATCATTGCCGTTCCCATGGATGCCGATCAGGAGCTGGTGTTCGGCTGGATGGGTCTGAACCCGGCCCTGCTGCTTGACCAGCCCCCTAGTGGTGACAACGTCGTAGTGCGGGTGGTCCGTCCTGGCTTGGATGCCGAGCTGGTGCTCGAGGAGGCGCGTCAACAGCTGGCGGCAAGTGGCACCCGCCGCCGCCGCGGTCGGGGTGGCCGCGGTGGTGCTGGGCTGACCTCCCAAGAACAGGTCTCCCAGGGACAGGTCTTCCAGGAACAGGCCGGCGAGGAGCCGGGCGCTGAGGCCCCTGTCCAGATTCACGCCCAGCGGGAATTGCCCGCAATGGTTGAGATCACGCCCCTGCCGGAGGCGCTTCATCCCGAAACGGTGGTCACCGTTTCAGTTCCTACCGTTGTGAGTATTGCTCCTCCCGAGGTGGAGCTGCCGGCCCGCCGGGGACGCACCCGCAGCTCGGCGGCCAGCAATGGATCCAAACCTGCCGCTGCCAAAGCCACCCTCGCCGTTGTCGAGCCCGAGCTGGACGAAGCCGGTGAGCCCCGCCGCCGCCGCCGTCGCTCATCTGCCCCCACCTGA
- a CDS encoding LON peptidase substrate-binding domain-containing protein, whose protein sequence is MGELAVRELPLFPLPDVVLFPQEVLPLHIFEPRYRMLLRTAMAGDQRFGVVRWDPQTQAMAAVGCCAEILHCQTQDDDRSNVVTMGQQRFRVLEIVREAPFRIGLVSWIEDEPAASHTELETLSAEVTRALRDVVELTGKLIGKPTTLPSDLPDLPRELSFWIGAHLGGPVADHQQALLEITDTSERLRQEYELLDQTRRQLAARTVLKDTFQPQ, encoded by the coding sequence ATGGGCGAACTGGCCGTGCGGGAGCTGCCGCTGTTTCCACTGCCCGATGTGGTGCTCTTCCCCCAGGAAGTGCTGCCGCTCCACATCTTCGAGCCCCGCTACAGGATGCTGCTGCGCACGGCCATGGCAGGCGACCAACGCTTCGGCGTGGTGCGCTGGGATCCCCAGACCCAGGCCATGGCAGCAGTGGGCTGCTGCGCTGAAATCCTGCACTGCCAAACCCAGGACGACGATCGCAGCAACGTTGTCACGATGGGCCAGCAGCGCTTCAGGGTTCTCGAGATCGTGCGGGAAGCGCCCTTCCGGATAGGCCTGGTGAGCTGGATCGAAGACGAGCCCGCAGCCAGCCACACCGAACTGGAGACCCTCAGCGCTGAAGTGACCCGGGCCCTGCGCGATGTGGTGGAGCTCACCGGCAAGCTGATCGGCAAGCCCACCACCTTGCCCAGCGATCTGCCGGACCTGCCCAGGGAGCTCTCCTTCTGGATCGGAGCCCACTTGGGCGGCCCGGTTGCCGACCACCAACAAGCCCTGCTGGAGATCACCGACACCAGCGAGCGGCTTCGCCAGGAATACGAGCTGCTCGACCAGACCCGCCGGCAACTGGCTGCCCGCACCGTGCTCAAGGACACCTTCCAACCCCAATAA
- the rpsL gene encoding 30S ribosomal protein S12, with protein MPTIQQLIRTERQSLSRKTKSPALRACPERRGVCTRVYTSTPKKPNSALRKVARVRLTSGFEVTAYIPGIGHNLQEHSVVLIRGGRVKDLPGVRYHIIRGTLDTAGVKDRRQSRSKYGAKTPKA; from the coding sequence ATGCCCACTATCCAGCAGCTGATCCGAACCGAGCGCCAGAGTCTTTCCCGCAAGACGAAGTCGCCTGCCCTGCGCGCCTGCCCCGAGCGTCGGGGGGTCTGCACACGCGTGTACACATCCACGCCCAAAAAGCCAAACTCGGCCCTCCGCAAGGTGGCTCGCGTGCGACTCACCTCAGGCTTTGAGGTGACCGCCTATATCCCCGGCATCGGCCACAACCTCCAGGAGCACTCGGTGGTGCTCATCCGCGGAGGACGGGTTAAGGATCTACCCGGGGTTCGGTATCACATCATTCGGGGCACCCTTGACACCGCCGGGGTCAAGGACCGTCGCCAGTCCCGCTCCAAATACGGCGCCAAAACACCCAAAGCCTGA
- a CDS encoding AIR synthase encodes MPKGHSLRVTAAAAAELGRQAAVAGTPGMMHLDLVESSCASWAIRLRPGHLAGNPIARADGITVYAPANQLSLLTGLSLDYRGDLSGGGFLVRPGEGIQSCACGAAFSRGTEGRRPI; translated from the coding sequence ATGCCCAAGGGCCACAGCCTGCGCGTGACCGCCGCCGCCGCCGCCGAACTTGGACGCCAGGCCGCTGTGGCTGGCACCCCCGGGATGATGCACCTCGACCTGGTTGAGAGCAGTTGTGCGAGCTGGGCCATCCGGCTCCGGCCGGGCCACCTGGCGGGGAACCCCATCGCCCGGGCCGACGGCATCACCGTCTATGCCCCGGCAAACCAGCTGTCCCTGCTCACCGGCCTGAGCCTTGATTACCGGGGCGATCTCAGTGGCGGCGGCTTTCTCGTGCGCCCTGGGGAAGGGATCCAGAGTTGCGCCTGTGGAGCGGCCTTCAGCCGCGGGACTGAGGGGCGTCGGCCGATTTAA